A section of the Felis catus isolate Fca126 chromosome B2, F.catus_Fca126_mat1.0, whole genome shotgun sequence genome encodes:
- the LOC101081382 gene encoding butyrophilin subfamily 1 member A1-like has product MVGFLDFSLLRDFFSLLLLQVSMWGSDSFLVISPSEPIVAMLGMDTVLPCHVSPAMSAENMELRWFRSEFSEAVYVYQDGMEQAGEQLVDFKGRAELVKDYITEGRVSVRIYSLRISDSGIYKCFFKKGSEFQEATLELKVIGLGSGPHVFMVGPEGTGIRLTCTGKRWFPQPEVQWKDAMGEKIPSLSEVETQDDDGLFQIEASLIVRDSSKREVSCSMKNPFFGQEQVETISIPESFFPRTSPWMTAFAVTFIILGIFLGAVVFLAWKERQEKKRTQEAQAEKEKESKDKESLEKELGRRKQLYQQDWRKAKLYADWRKEQFEAVAVTLDPDTAHHNLILSENRKQVSLMGNAPQNGDASVHQGQGESETIFSVLGQNCFTTGRHYWEIEVNIGTEVGLEPRWAVGVCSDTAERDGWFVESPEKNFWVIAYNKGVLFTHLESLSLRQHPQRIGVFLDFEDKDVSFYNMVDGSHIYSFTGITFCGTSRPYFSLQGAGTYVTICSASDDTENYPESSPKTHLKSRDVGVAQEANPLLPP; this is encoded by the exons ATGGTGGGTTTCCTGGACTTCTCTCTGCTAAGAGACTTCTTCTCTCTCCTACTTCTCCAGGTGTCCATGTGGGGCTCAg ATTCATTCTTGGTTATCAGCCCCTCAGAGCCAATTGTAGCCATGCTGGGCATGGACACAGTGCTGCCCTGTCATGTGTCCCCGGCCATGAGTGCAGAGAATATGGAGCTGCGGTGGTTCCGTTCTGAATTCTCAGAGGCTGTGTATGTATATCAGGATGGAATGGAGCAGGCAGGAGAACAGCTGGTAGATTTCAAAGGGAGAGCAGAGTTGGTGAAAGATTACATCACTGAGGGAAGAGTATCTGTGAGAATCTACAGTCTCCGGATCTCAGACAGTGGAATAtacaagtgtttttttaaaaagggcagtGAATTTCAAGAAGCCACTTTGGAGCTGAAGGTGATCG GTCTGGGTTCTGGTCCTCATGTTTTCATGGTAGGTCCAGAAGGTACAGGAATAAGACTGACATGCACAGGCAAGAGGTGGTTTCCCCAGCCTGAGGTGCAATGGAAAGATGCAATGGGAGAGAAGATACCATCTCTTTCTGAGGTTGAGACCCAGGATGACGATGGGTTATTTCAAATAGAGGCATCCCTCATTGTAAGAGACAGTTCAAAGAGAGAAGTGTCCTGCTCCATGAAGAACCCCTTCTTTGGACAAGAGCAGGTGGAAACCATTTCTATCCCAG AATCCTTCTTCCCTAGGACCTCTCCTTGGATGACGGCATTTGCTGTGACTTTTATCATACTTGGGATATTCCTGGGTGCTGTTGTGTTTTTGGCCTGGAAAGAACGACAGGAgaagaagagaacacaggaagcccaggcagaaaaagagaaagaaagtaaagacaaaG aatCACTTGAGAAAGAGCTTG GGAGAAGAAAGCAATTATATCAACAAG acTGGAGAAAAGCAAAGTTATATGCTG ACTGGAGAAAAGAACAGTTTGAAGCAG TTGCTGTTACTCTGGATCCAGACACAGCTCATCACAACCTCATCCTATCTGAGAATAGAAAACAAGTTTCTTTAATGGGAAATGCTCCTCAGAATGGTGATGCTTCAGTACACCAAGGACAAGGGGAATCTGAAACCATCTTCAGTGTTCTGGGTCAGAATTGCTTTACCACAGGGAGACATTACTGGGAGATAGAAGTCAATATAGGCACAGAAGTTGGACTTGAACCTAGATGGGCTGTGGGTGTTTGCTCAGATACAGCGGAGAGAGATGGGTGGTTTGTAGAAAGTCCAGAGAAGAATTTCTGGGTGATTGCATATAACAAAGGAGTTCTCTTCACCCACCTAGAGTCTCTGTCACTGAGACAGCATCCTCAAAGGATAGGAGTTTTCCTGGACTTTGAGGATAAGGATGTGTCCTTTTACAACATGGTTGATGGATCCCACATCTATTCCTTTACTGGAATCACCTTCTGTGGGACCTCCCGTCCTTATTTTAGCCTTCAGGGTGCTGGCACATATGTGACCATCTGCTCAGCTTCAGATGACACTGAAAATTACCCTGAGTCTTCTCCAAAGACTCATTTAAAGAGTCGTGATGTGGGTGTTGCCCAAGAAGCTAATCCTCTATTACCTCCATAA